A segment of the Bos taurus isolate L1 Dominette 01449 registration number 42190680 breed Hereford chromosome 19, ARS-UCD2.0, whole genome shotgun sequence genome:
TGAGAGTTTCTATGAGTgtgaataaataagttaattaaatatTAAGGTTCAAGGCAGATTCCAAAACTAACTGGagtatgacaaaaaaaaaaatggtatatatACCTAATAGTTAATATAATCTTTGCAATTCAGTATGTTCCAGGCTTCCTTTTCTATGCCAGTAAGATGCTTCCTTTTTTGTCCAATGTCTTCCATTGCTGGGCTCCAAGACATTAAACCCTTTAACATCATCAAGGATTTATCTTAGAAAcaaacttcttttcttctttctaaaggtCATGGTTGTTTTTTCTGCTACTTGCTTCTTTCAGCCAGTTATTAACTTCCTCGTGTGAGAAAAGTTACTGGGCAAGAACAAGCAATCTGTGTTGGCTGCCCCACAATGTGGTGGCTGGTTAATAAAGACGACACCCATTTAACCTTTGTGTCATTTCGTTTCATCCAAAGAGTAAGTCAAAAAGGTCAAGGTTACAAAGGACTCACAACCATGGTACAACTTTTACAAATATCTTTGAATGGCCAGGGAAAGCTTTACTTCTTCAGTCACGCCCCCAAATGAGTTCTTAATGAACCAAGAATCCCTTCCCACCCATTACAGACCTCTAAGCACAGATGCTTCAAAGATTAGTTGAACATAAAACACAGATGCTTCAGGAGAGCGGACTAAAACAGAGGAGAATGTGGAATATAAGAAAGCGTGAAAAAAGAAACCCTCCCAATATACAGTGCACTAGGATTAAGAATATCGTCGATATAAATCCCATACCGTCCACCTACTGAGAAACTCCTTTTTCTATTGAGAAATCAAGATATTTTCAATCGTTTGCCTTCCTTTTCCACATTCTCTCTGATATTCTGGAGTTTTCTGGAGTTCTGGATCAGGAACACCAAGCCCTCCCTAAAATCACTAGCCCCATGGTCTCTGCCAACGTTTTCAAGTTCATCAAACAAAGACAATGTCTGTTTGAGTTTGGCCTGAACAATTTTTTGCTCTTCTAATTCTGCAAGAAGGGCCTGCTTAGTGCACAATTCAGTCTTATACTTCTCCTGTAACTGTTCAATTTCTTTTTGGAGAAAGTGGAATTCTTCCTCACTGTAAGACTGTGTCTCCTGAGATTTATCTTCTGGAAGCAAGACATTTGGGGGAATCCGCAAAATCAACTGTAAGAAGAGCTGCTCCATTTTGCCAAAAAGGTTATCAAAACGTCCTTTCATGAAGCAAAGAAACTTTTCTGTGCACTTGCGAATCTCGACTGGGCTAATCGCACAGTCTGGGATGCCATCCAGCTTCTTTAGAATAACCTGTTCAACAGCCTGCATCACTTCAAACAGGTAGTCTTGAAAGGCAATGTAGATCCTAAGCATGCAAGTCTGTGGTGTGAAGCCAAAGAACTGGGCCTCATAGGTCATTGGATCAACAGACATCTtcgtggtttttttttgttttggggttttttttgctttgttgattGTGAACAACCTGCAAATGTAATAAGAAAAATTttcgtttaaaaaaaataacaaattacaTTATAGACAGCAAAACAAACAGAGCAGGAAACAAAAACCATGAAGCTTATGTTCCTTGATACTTGATGCTACTTCCAGCCTCACACATCCACAACAGGATACAAATCCTGCCTCTCCGAGACTCTCATCagcctcccttcttcctcctctttgtcCATTTCCCTCACCTCTCAATTACTGAGGCTTCTGGCCCGTGGCTCAGCCTTCTGAATTCTGTTATTACCCCATGTAAACGTTCAGATTTACAACCAACACCCTAGAAACTCAGTTCTGCATGTCCACTTTTTCAGACCTTCATCTCCACTCTTTCAGCAACCTAGGTATTGACATTTGTAACTTCTCTCCCCAACTCTCCTACTTTTTGACCACAACCTCATATGCTAGTCTTCCAACACTCATTCCTATATTCATATTATATCTTAATCTTCAAGACTTTCAGCCCTCTGAGCCTCTCTTTTTAGTCTCTCCCACTTCACTTCCCCACTCCACTTTAGGATCCATGATCCATCACGTTAACCATTCCTTTGCCAATGTCCTCAACTCCCCGTCCTTCCAATCTTGCCATCTGAAAAAATACCACTAGAAGGTGAGCAAACCTCCAGTAAGCTTTACAACCCTGGCATTTTCTTAAGGGTCTGGGAGTCATTCCTTTCAAATGTAAACATCTAAGAAAATAGCATTCCTATCTCCCTGTCACTGTGGGTGTTTAACCTCGGGACCTTTTTTGGGCTGTAACCAGATACTTGTCTTAGAAACAAAAGAAGTTTCATTATTCCTGCAGACAAATTAGCTAAAACAAATGGCTACATCAATTACCAGGCAAATTTAGGATGAACCTTATCAAAGAATCTGAAGCAAATAGTGCTGTCAAATCTTTTTATAAGACTGTGCTGTTAATCTTGAGAATTTATGTAATGGCtaaaaacagaatggttgtaaTAGCTTAGCAGTATAAATAGGGTAGAATTTCTGTCTCTGTAATCTCATTTACAGATTATCTCTAATGCATTATAATCTGGATATGCTTATTCATAGAACTGCTGTCTTTGTCTTGTGGAGAGAATCCTGTGGATTAACAGGATTTTAACTTCCTCAACACTTTCCTATGCCTTCAGGATCATTTTTAAACGTTTTCACATGCCTTACAAGGACCTTCATCATCTGACCTTTACTAACCACTGTCCTCCTTTTTaagtaccttcagttcagttcagtcgctcagtcgtatccgactctttgcaaccccatgaatcgcagcacgccaggcctccctgtccatcaccaacacctggagttcacccagactcatgtgcatctagtcggtgatgccatccagccatctcatcctctgtcgttcccttctcctgctgcccccaatccctcccagcatcagggtcttttccaatgagtcaactctttgcatgaggtggccaaagtattggagtttcagcttcagcatcagtccttccaatgaacacccaagactgtctccttcaggatggactggttggatctccttgcagtccaagggactctcaagagtcttctccaacaccacagttcaaaagcatcaattcttcagtgctcagctttcttcacagtccaactctcacatccatacatgaccactggaaaaaccatagccttgactagagggacctttgttggcaaagtaatgtttctgcttttgaatatgctatctaggttggtcataactttccttccaaggagtaggcgtcatttaatttcatcgctgcaatcaccatctgcattgattttggagccccccaaaataaagtctgacactgtttccactgtttccccatctatttcccatgaagtgatgggaccagatgccttacATAAGCATAACTGAAGTGATTAATACTTCTAATTTTTGCCAATCTGGTAAAATGGTTTTACAGGGTTGTTTTTTGAAAACCAAAAACATCTAACCTcccacccatacacacacacaggttgaACACTGAGGACTGAAACTACCAGAGTCTCCTTGCCTCACCCCCCAACAACTTACTGTTTACATTAGCATGACTCTACTATTCTAGACCagaataatattttcattgtCCAAATGGTTGGATTGTTCATTATGAAATCCCCAGCCAAAGACTGATGAACTCTTTAATGGGATGCGTGGCGTGCGTGTTCTccccgtgtctgactctttagatcccacagactgcaggccgccaggcgcctctgtccatggaattttccaggcaagaatactgtagtgtgttgccatttcctactctagagaATCTCGCCAACAATTTGTTACAGCAAGATTCTCTGCAACTCTTGCTTCAGCAGTTTCTACCAATACTGGACTGATTTTCATGAGCTCTACCCAGTCCTAATCAAGCCTCCAAACTAAAAAATCCACCTTAAACCAACAGGGCCTCTCTTCGGGAACTGATCAAgtcctgctttcagttcagttcaagtcgctcagtcgtgactactctgcgaccccaagtcCTGCTTTAGGTTACTATTATCACAAGCCTATCTTCTCTGCAAGCCTTAGATTTCCTGAGGGCAGGATGAATAAGGCTTCAACCGATATTTGCAGGTGATACGCGCGAAGTACACAGGTCACCTCAACGAGTTGAGGAGCAGACGCTCCAGAAACCTCCGGGCAGGAACTACTTCCGGCTTGAGAACTGGCTCCCGACAGGCCCCGCGCCCCCGCTGCATGCCGGGACCTTCAGGGTGGAGGTTCGCGGCCCGCTGGCGACGCTGCTCCATCAGGCAGCTCTAGCGGCCGGGATGGCGCCCCACCGAGTGCCACCTGTTCCcgcttttcttcaaagaaaatgcaGCCCCGTGGCACTTACCCAAGCGACTATGAGAGTGATAAACTCGACCAAACACCAGCTTCCCGCCACCTCCTTTAAACCACCGCAGGCTGCCAGAGATAGGCGGCGCGGTTGACTCCCCCAGATTCTGACCGCTATCCGCTTCAGCGAACGATAGCAAGGGCACGATGCCACCGCGCTCCTAATTGGCCGACTGTCCGGGGAGGGGCCACCTAGATTGGTGACGGAAAGGGGCCGGGCGGGAAAGCTAGCTGTGGCCAGCGGGGATTGGCAGAATGAATCGGTATTCACTCCCTTCCCCGAGACGTTGGTGGGTGG
Coding sequences within it:
- the MIS12 gene encoding protein MIS12 homolog isoform X1, which produces MEQRRQRAANLHPEGPGMQRGRGACREPVLKPEVVPARRFLERLLLNSLRLFTINKAKKTPKQKKTTKMSVDPMTYEAQFFGFTPQTCMLRIYIAFQDYLFEVMQAVEQVILKKLDGIPDCAISPVEIRKCTEKFLCFMKGRFDNLFGKMEQLFLQLILRIPPNVLLPEDKSQETQSYSEEEFHFLQKEIEQLQEKYKTELCTKQALLAELEEQKIVQAKLKQTLSLFDELENVGRDHGASDFREGLVFLIQNSRKLQNIRENVEKEGKRLKIS
- the MIS12 gene encoding protein MIS12 homolog isoform X2 is translated as MSVDPMTYEAQFFGFTPQTCMLRIYIAFQDYLFEVMQAVEQVILKKLDGIPDCAISPVEIRKCTEKFLCFMKGRFDNLFGKMEQLFLQLILRIPPNVLLPEDKSQETQSYSEEEFHFLQKEIEQLQEKYKTELCTKQALLAELEEQKIVQAKLKQTLSLFDELENVGRDHGASDFREGLVFLIQNSRKLQNIRENVEKEGKRLKIS